A section of the Methanococcus voltae genome encodes:
- a CDS encoding redox-regulated ATPase YchF translates to MAILGLLGKPNVGKSTTFNALTENTADIGNYPFTTINPNIGTSYVTKNCACTELNVKCNPNNSKCEDGIRYVPVEIIDVAGLVPEAHKGKGMGNKFLDDLRQADAFILVVDASGKTDLEGNPAENHNPIEDVKFLLNELDMWIYNILSKNWDKLSRKAQQERKPAKIIAEQLSGLNISENQVLAAIRPLDDSPIKWTDEDMIKLATTLRKISKPMIISANKADHTDAEANIEKLKEEFKDFLVIPTSAEIELALTKVSKANLVNYDGKTVVINEETTKDLNEAQKNALMYMKNYADKFGGTGIQDLVNRAYFELLDMIVVYPVEDENKYCDKKGNVLPDAHLVKKGTTAKELAYKIHTDIGDKFIYAVDAKKKIRIGADQELKDGDVIKIVSAA, encoded by the coding sequence ATGGCAATATTAGGACTGTTGGGAAAACCAAACGTGGGTAAATCCACAACATTCAATGCTTTAACCGAAAATACCGCAGATATCGGCAATTATCCATTTACTACAATAAACCCAAATATTGGTACTTCTTACGTGACAAAAAACTGTGCTTGTACAGAATTAAACGTAAAATGTAATCCAAACAACTCAAAATGTGAAGATGGGATAAGATATGTACCTGTAGAAATAATAGACGTTGCTGGATTAGTTCCTGAAGCTCACAAAGGTAAAGGAATGGGTAATAAATTTTTAGACGATTTAAGGCAAGCTGACGCATTTATACTGGTTGTAGATGCAAGTGGTAAAACTGATTTAGAAGGAAACCCTGCTGAAAATCATAACCCTATTGAAGATGTCAAATTTTTGTTAAATGAGCTCGATATGTGGATTTACAATATATTATCTAAAAACTGGGATAAATTATCAAGAAAAGCACAACAAGAAAGAAAGCCTGCTAAAATTATCGCAGAACAACTCAGTGGTTTAAATATTTCTGAAAATCAAGTTTTAGCTGCAATAAGACCTTTAGACGATAGTCCTATTAAATGGACTGACGAAGATATGATAAAATTGGCTACAACACTCAGAAAGATTTCAAAACCTATGATAATCTCGGCAAATAAAGCCGACCATACTGATGCTGAAGCAAACATCGAAAAATTAAAAGAAGAATTTAAAGACTTCCTTGTAATACCAACGTCCGCAGAAATAGAATTGGCACTTACAAAGGTTTCAAAAGCTAATTTGGTAAATTATGATGGTAAAACTGTCGTAATAAACGAAGAAACAACCAAAGATTTAAATGAAGCACAAAAAAACGCATTAATGTATATGAAAAATTATGCCGATAAATTTGGCGGAACTGGAATCCAGGATTTAGTAAATAGGGCATATTTTGAGCTTTTAGATATGATTGTAGTTTACCCTGTAGAAGATGAAAATAAATACTGTGATAAAAAAGGAAATGTATTACCTGATGCACATTTGGTTAAAAAAGGAACGACCGCTAAAGAATTAGCATATAAAATTCACACCGATATCGGGGATAAATTTATATATGCAGTAGATGCTAAAAAGAAAATTAGAATAGGTGCTGACCAAGAATTAAAAGATGGAGATGTTATAAAAATTGTTTCAGCAGCTTAA
- a CDS encoding tetratricopeptide repeat protein — protein MDFDDAVIIYDEKSGKKYAEYLKKNLEKGFQRVCTSYDISKLNEIEIKKEFINSCYVIALITEDYRSVPESNNLNEISAINNGNSLKYNKLIRLSKKSIELEKYLMVYLLDDLNLDIFTNSENNGIDENKIDEKEFIHKKFSDSRDLTDKVSSGITEIKENMEIAINKLCDSKFNLANLYVFLNFLEDASNEYESILELCPEYGDAKNNHNLIEKYLLRKRYENKYNSELLDKNAEEESAEENMEIKEIKETKENNKIEPMKKDIEDMGEIVHSIKEKLKEDELNYKSESLEEFEKNEELKQVEEFEKIENSFVKKNEHALKFKVPSLSDLKEEKIIEKETDAFKPAEVETDTSKTSKMENIHKKPVFETKKTSWPKEKPEVKIEVHEQKISMNEGIPEKEIIKTEKALDDENDIVINSFEDTEKTEDVHSKELWHKTKITPLKSLQSITSPKSSEDIEEYTSMEETPTKPVSKHIKSDNGLIDGLKKGIDDEYIHDKSMVEHYIEGLIEEIFPKKEDEKHEPIEKPDKERIKYVPYDKKEEFNKRCYDEDISANEVVNSKKNINEKDHIESQNHLNDSTNYQYTNQDTQNIKNGSDEEEYKRLLTKANEYYTSGDYKNAEKKYRKAIMMHSNVAEAHNNLGCLLDNLGNLEEAEHEYRQALEVDPQYMKAHNNLATILGHMGRYEEAEEQYNKALDLNPDYWEARYNLSMMHASNKEYEQAISEIKKLSKYFRKNGEIKEALQLKKLVKSLKKMAHLESDETKENKESK, from the coding sequence ATGGATTTTGATGATGCAGTTATTATATATGATGAAAAAAGTGGTAAAAAATACGCAGAATATCTTAAAAAGAATTTGGAAAAAGGATTTCAAAGAGTGTGCACATCATACGATATTTCAAAATTAAACGAGATTGAAATAAAAAAAGAATTTATAAACAGTTGTTATGTGATAGCCCTAATAACTGAGGATTATAGGTCAGTTCCCGAAAGTAATAATCTAAACGAGATTAGTGCCATTAATAATGGAAACAGTTTAAAATATAACAAATTGATAAGATTATCTAAAAAATCTATCGAATTAGAAAAATACCTTATGGTATATTTATTAGACGATTTAAATTTGGATATATTTACCAATTCCGAAAATAACGGCATTGATGAAAACAAAATTGATGAAAAAGAATTTATCCATAAAAAATTTAGTGATTCCCGTGATTTAACCGATAAAGTTAGTTCAGGTATCACAGAAATTAAGGAAAATATGGAAATTGCAATTAATAAATTATGTGATTCAAAATTTAATCTTGCAAATTTGTACGTATTTTTAAATTTTTTAGAAGATGCATCTAATGAATATGAATCAATCTTGGAATTATGTCCCGAATATGGTGATGCTAAAAACAACCATAATTTAATTGAAAAATATTTATTGCGTAAAAGATACGAAAATAAATATAACTCAGAATTATTGGATAAAAATGCTGAAGAAGAATCTGCTGAAGAAAATATGGAAATTAAGGAAATTAAGGAAACTAAAGAAAATAATAAAATAGAACCTATGAAAAAAGATATTGAAGATATGGGTGAAATCGTCCACTCTATAAAAGAAAAATTAAAAGAAGATGAATTAAATTACAAGTCTGAATCTTTAGAAGAATTTGAAAAAAATGAAGAACTTAAACAAGTTGAAGAATTTGAAAAAATCGAAAACAGTTTTGTTAAAAAAAATGAACACGCTTTGAAATTCAAAGTTCCTTCATTATCAGATTTAAAAGAAGAAAAAATTATCGAAAAAGAAACAGATGCGTTTAAACCCGCTGAAGTAGAAACCGATACTTCAAAAACTTCAAAAATGGAAAATATTCATAAAAAGCCAGTATTTGAAACTAAAAAAACCAGTTGGCCTAAAGAAAAGCCTGAGGTAAAAATAGAAGTTCACGAGCAAAAAATAAGTATGAATGAAGGAATTCCTGAAAAAGAAATAATAAAAACAGAAAAAGCTCTCGATGATGAGAACGATATTGTTATAAATTCCTTTGAAGATACTGAAAAGACTGAAGATGTACATTCTAAAGAATTATGGCACAAAACAAAAATAACGCCGTTAAAATCCTTGCAATCAATTACATCACCTAAATCTTCCGAAGATATAGAAGAATATACAAGTATGGAAGAAACCCCGACAAAACCAGTTTCTAAACATATTAAATCAGATAATGGATTAATTGATGGACTAAAAAAAGGTATCGATGATGAATACATTCACGACAAATCAATGGTTGAACACTATATCGAGGGACTAATAGAAGAGATATTCCCTAAAAAAGAAGACGAAAAACATGAACCGATAGAAAAACCGGATAAAGAACGAATCAAATATGTCCCTTATGATAAAAAAGAAGAATTTAACAAAAGATGTTATGATGAAGATATTTCAGCAAATGAAGTTGTAAATAGCAAAAAGAATATAAATGAGAAGGACCACATAGAAAGTCAAAATCATTTAAATGATTCTACTAACTATCAGTATACAAATCAAGATACCCAAAATATTAAAAACGGTTCAGATGAAGAAGAGTACAAAAGGCTTTTAACGAAAGCAAATGAGTACTACACGTCTGGAGATTATAAAAACGCTGAAAAAAAATATAGGAAGGCAATAATGATGCATTCAAATGTTGCAGAAGCACACAACAATTTGGGTTGCCTTTTGGACAATTTAGGCAATCTTGAAGAAGCAGAACACGAATACAGACAAGCATTAGAAGTAGACCCTCAATACATGAAAGCACATAATAATTTAGCTACTATATTAGGTCATATGGGAAGATATGAAGAAGCAGAAGAACAGTACAACAAAGCTTTAGATTTAAACCCCGATTACTGGGAAGCAAGATATAACTTAAGTATGATGCACGCTTCAAACAAAGAATATGAACAAGCAATTAGTGAAATTAAAAAGCTTTCAAAATATTTTAGGAAAAACGGTGAAATTAAAGAAGCTTTACAATTGAAAAAATTAGTAAAATCTTTAAAAAAGATGGCTCATCTTGAATCAGATGAAACCAAAGAAAATAAAGAGAGTAAATAA
- the moaA gene encoding GTP 3',8-cyclase MoaA, producing the protein MHDKYGRAIKSFRISITPDCNLKCFYCHREGHGCGKETLMKPDELGKIVHSALDFGVRKIKISGGEPLLRTDIVEIIKNIVDEQIVDISMTTNGILLEKYAEDLKKAGLDRVNVSLDTLDPEQYKEITAGGNVDKVLKGIKKAIEVGLTPLKVNYLAMKCNLDQLPKIMDYCSEIGAILQVIEFIPMEEELKEQHVDVNKIEEEIAKDAVDVITRKFMQNRKKYILKNGLEVEFVKPMDNTEFCGHCTRIRLTYDGQLKPCLLRDDNLVDVLTPIRNGETDVKKYFVECINNREPFCK; encoded by the coding sequence ATGCATGATAAGTATGGAAGAGCCATAAAATCTTTTAGGATATCTATAACCCCCGATTGTAATTTAAAATGTTTTTACTGCCATAGAGAAGGTCATGGTTGCGGAAAAGAAACTTTAATGAAACCTGACGAGCTTGGAAAAATCGTTCATTCAGCACTTGATTTTGGAGTCAGAAAAATAAAGATTTCTGGCGGAGAACCTCTTTTAAGAACCGATATCGTAGAAATAATTAAAAATATCGTAGATGAGCAGATAGTTGATATATCAATGACTACTAACGGTATATTATTAGAAAAATACGCTGAAGACTTAAAAAAAGCTGGTTTGGATAGGGTAAATGTAAGTCTTGATACATTAGACCCCGAACAATATAAAGAAATAACTGCTGGCGGAAATGTGGATAAAGTTTTAAAAGGTATCAAAAAAGCTATTGAAGTAGGTTTAACACCTTTAAAAGTTAATTACCTTGCTATGAAATGTAATTTAGACCAATTGCCAAAAATAATGGATTATTGTTCAGAAATAGGTGCAATTTTGCAAGTAATCGAATTTATACCTATGGAAGAAGAATTAAAAGAGCAACACGTAGATGTGAATAAAATTGAAGAAGAAATCGCAAAAGATGCTGTTGACGTAATTACAAGGAAGTTTATGCAAAACAGGAAAAAATACATTCTTAAAAATGGTTTGGAAGTAGAATTCGTAAAACCTATGGATAATACAGAATTTTGCGGACACTGTACAAGAATTAGATTAACTTACGACGGTCAATTAAAACCTTGTCTTTTAAGGGACGATAATTTAGTAGATGTTTTAACCCCAATCCGTAATGGTGAAACAGACGTTAAGAAGTATTTTGTAGAGTGTATAAATAATAGAGAACCATTTTGTAAATAA
- the spcS gene encoding O-phosphoseryl-tRNA(Sec) selenium transferase → MLDINIKGTIPKNMEDRGLHILSDNLGEIENILNQRKMPKKGLSDEKIELLLTFLSNMDTDKDPKAIRVGEREARISSEIHKKLSSNFCHGIGRSGNLVDPQPKAPGASAMYALTNKLLESFLKNLNVNVNALATPVSTGMSIALCLSALKRGFLVENVNKNVNKNKDTKIATNITTNITKKQYSKYDGANVVIYPYASHKSPIKSTSFAGMRMRFVETQLSDRDDCVEIPVEDIISATEKELKAGNNPVILSTLTFFPPRRGDDIEEISKYCLENNIPHIINGAYAIQNHKYLDKLKKALKYRVDAIVSSTDKNLMTPIGGGIIYSKNKDFLREVSLTYPGRASATPIVNTFVSLLSLGMDKYTQLMKEQVITKNLLDDLLIDLANKTGNTKLNVDSPIASCITTQKDPVDVSAKLYNLRITGPRGIKTTDHFGNCYMQNYKYNYVVMNASIGVKESDVNNAVDRLSKVI, encoded by the coding sequence ATGCTTGATATTAATATTAAAGGGACTATACCAAAGAATATGGAAGATAGGGGTTTACATATATTATCCGATAATCTCGGAGAGATTGAAAACATATTAAATCAGCGAAAAATGCCAAAAAAAGGTTTAAGCGACGAGAAAATAGAATTACTTTTAACTTTTTTATCAAACATGGACACTGATAAAGACCCAAAAGCAATCCGAGTTGGTGAAAGAGAGGCAAGAATTTCGTCAGAAATACATAAAAAATTATCCTCTAATTTTTGCCACGGCATAGGTAGAAGTGGAAATCTCGTAGACCCACAGCCTAAAGCTCCCGGGGCAAGTGCTATGTATGCTTTAACGAATAAATTACTCGAAAGCTTTTTAAAAAACCTAAATGTAAATGTAAACGCTTTGGCAACCCCTGTATCTACAGGAATGTCTATTGCATTATGTTTAAGTGCTTTAAAACGTGGTTTTTTAGTTGAAAATGTAAATAAAAATGTAAATAAAAATAAAGATACCAAAATTGCTACAAATATTACTACAAATATTACTAAAAAACAGTATTCTAAATACGACGGTGCAAATGTGGTTATTTACCCATACGCATCTCATAAGAGTCCTATAAAGTCCACATCTTTCGCAGGTATGAGGATGAGGTTTGTAGAGACCCAATTAAGTGATAGGGATGATTGTGTGGAAATACCTGTCGAAGATATAATTTCCGCAACCGAAAAAGAGTTAAAAGCTGGTAATAATCCAGTAATACTAAGTACGCTCACGTTTTTCCCACCTCGTAGAGGTGATGACATAGAAGAAATTTCGAAGTACTGTCTTGAAAACAACATTCCCCACATAATAAATGGTGCATATGCAATTCAGAATCATAAATACCTTGATAAACTCAAAAAAGCTTTAAAATACCGTGTTGATGCTATCGTAAGCTCAACAGATAAGAATCTAATGACTCCAATCGGTGGAGGGATTATATATTCAAAAAATAAAGATTTTTTAAGAGAAGTTTCTTTAACTTATCCAGGGCGTGCTTCTGCGACACCAATTGTAAACACGTTTGTATCTCTTTTATCTTTGGGAATGGATAAATACACGCAATTGATGAAAGAGCAAGTGATTACTAAAAATTTGTTAGATGATTTATTAATTGATTTGGCAAATAAAACAGGAAACACAAAATTGAACGTAGATAGTCCGATAGCTTCTTGTATTACCACACAAAAAGACCCTGTTGACGTTTCTGCAAAATTATATAATCTTAGAATCACAGGTCCGAGGGGTATAAAAACAACAGACCACTTCGGAAACTGTTATATGCAAAATTATAAATATAATTATGTAGTTATGAATGCTTCGATAGGTGTTAAAGAAAGCGATGTTAATAACGCCGTTGATAGATTAAGTAAAGTTATTTAA
- a CDS encoding right-handed parallel beta-helix repeat-containing protein encodes MTKNVSKYLMILLSILITFIFIPGVSAVDITVSTTGYIIEGQSFVGSSTPLTDAITASQNNDIIYLEQGHYKESITIDKKLSIIGMTGESKENVKKIVIGGDDSTPLNTIISISSADVSISNITLANATNLGLRIPVGYNNCTFDNIYVYNSSNYGIRADTTVYINNSIFEENGFGSATGSGICLYYGIDSIIQNTKLINNNRNELYANSVQNLTVINNEIIINNENDPINTKRNGLVFLNTTKCFIAENSLNSISHSGNGIDNTNSNNNMIYKNNITGFNWNGLALDGSNTIAIIQNNIYGNAGGLQVDSTNCTAKYNKIYDNDAGIVVKCADITNNISKNWIDVNNSNVLINMDSLGGTANLTHNYWGTNEYNPINSKMAEISGKIYFAPYYTNEEFNELYSPIVNINQNKSYSKIQDAIDDADEFDIINVKDGIYEEQICINKSITLNGSNNAVLKLPESPNQMGIEEDNYNYVYNVILYGGTVVNNDVVGNEVISANINGFKIDANNYSPAQRLAVVLVRNANSNITNLNITNIVIDTKITLGIFTHGKSNTNITNNTIASFSRGGICAKGGYANITGNIVAGPGKNKNVTWAPNGIQIGNLAEGIVSKNTISGCGWPGEEWTGTALMIVDTDNVSAYENNILNSETGIYVVDYPYTGTWANPVKNITVYNNILINNTFSITVANNVSGCNVSYNKIYNSDSEAISVSMYSAYTGLEPRDLTFNNNEIYNSKELNVYISNRLENINMSHNYWGTGDYLDIKGKMYGSVIFTPYYSDSNMDKLIRITDEINYQFVKLSERLDDEGINNNIYLVNETNYESFAGLELEKEDITKIKFTNTLNLSKEVLQVQLINLKDNLDIKSYGVYLSGDYCQLYNTTTSYEFNNIDDSEVLNNLSESELFGKLVLLSDGNVIKNNSDYVSDYKLINNTFVVNSSEFMTCYLDIEKPTISSYKISPNGVEVGTYNITTSANINDDAGIKQVYVILPNGTKINLSTTDNITYNTTFEHNATSSGTFKVQMIAEDISKNNNTKLLYLTVINSTVKEALGNSTSNITIDDEVWSNIEAGGIKQLNNTNISLTEITVKNESIILPKLENVSVNLTEEVIETMEEVSNSSDTINVSNATTEEEIEAVINEVINKTKLISSSGFNISNMTLTTTKEGTNVKSEIKFTAKNTTKKGYTIMRLPLGDLKLTGVLVNNGTGIVSLKENDYNSTLGWYRLINNKVVELTLIQDPDVSLLFESALPSQPDTPSTQTYVGGGGHHHSSEISTITLSTGQTVSKVVGEMLNKARIVIGASADAGAANLLTLDYQTEPIQSCNISDITITKDTLILGGPKANPLAEKYDMYFEMHITNEMPGENTGIIQTQKINGYQVIYIAGSDRVGTKTAVQYYLSMTENITEPLKIKLINGEPTLIN; translated from the coding sequence ATGACAAAAAATGTATCAAAATATTTAATGATTCTTTTAAGCATTCTAATAACCTTTATTTTTATACCGGGAGTTTCAGCCGTAGACATTACGGTTAGTACAACTGGTTATATTATTGAAGGGCAGAGTTTTGTGGGTTCATCCACACCATTGACGGATGCAATTACGGCATCTCAGAATAATGACATCATATATTTGGAGCAAGGTCATTATAAAGAAAGTATAACAATTGATAAGAAATTATCGATTATAGGTATGACTGGTGAAAGTAAGGAAAATGTTAAAAAAATAGTTATCGGTGGCGATGATTCAACACCTTTGAACACAATAATAAGTATTTCGTCAGCAGACGTAAGTATTTCTAATATTACACTTGCAAATGCGACAAATTTAGGTTTAAGAATACCCGTAGGATACAATAACTGTACTTTTGACAATATTTATGTTTATAACAGTTCTAATTACGGTATCCGTGCAGATACAACAGTGTATATTAATAACTCAATATTCGAGGAAAATGGTTTCGGAAGTGCGACAGGTTCGGGTATCTGTCTTTATTATGGAATCGATTCGATTATTCAAAATACAAAATTAATCAACAATAATAGAAATGAATTGTATGCAAATAGCGTACAAAATTTAACGGTAATTAATAATGAAATTATAATTAACAATGAAAACGACCCTATCAATACAAAGAGAAATGGTCTCGTATTTCTTAATACAACAAAATGTTTCATTGCCGAAAACTCATTAAATTCTATAAGTCATAGTGGTAATGGGATAGACAATACAAATTCAAATAACAATATGATTTATAAAAACAATATAACGGGTTTTAATTGGAATGGACTTGCTTTAGACGGTTCTAATACAATAGCCATTATTCAAAACAATATATATGGTAATGCAGGAGGTTTGCAGGTAGATTCCACAAACTGTACTGCAAAATATAATAAAATTTATGATAATGACGCAGGAATAGTCGTTAAATGTGCCGATATTACTAATAATATATCTAAAAATTGGATAGACGTTAATAATTCTAACGTTTTAATTAATATGGATTCACTTGGTGGAACTGCTAATTTAACACATAATTATTGGGGAACAAATGAATATAATCCAATAAATTCAAAAATGGCAGAAATATCTGGTAAAATTTATTTCGCACCGTATTATACAAATGAAGAATTCAATGAATTATATTCCCCAATTGTAAATATTAATCAAAATAAATCTTATTCAAAAATTCAAGATGCAATCGATGATGCTGATGAATTTGATATAATAAATGTTAAAGATGGAATTTATGAAGAGCAAATATGTATCAATAAAAGTATTACATTAAACGGCTCTAATAATGCAGTTCTAAAACTTCCAGAGTCTCCAAATCAAATGGGTATCGAAGAAGACAATTACAATTATGTATATAATGTAATTTTATATGGGGGAACTGTGGTTAATAACGATGTAGTTGGCAACGAAGTAATTAGTGCAAATATAAATGGTTTTAAAATTGATGCGAACAATTATTCGCCAGCTCAGAGACTCGCTGTAGTTTTAGTTAGAAATGCAAACTCAAACATTACTAATTTGAATATTACAAATATTGTAATAGATACTAAAATAACTTTAGGGATTTTTACGCACGGAAAATCTAACACAAATATTACAAATAACACAATAGCTTCATTCTCAAGGGGTGGAATCTGTGCTAAGGGTGGTTATGCAAATATAACTGGAAACATAGTTGCAGGTCCTGGTAAAAATAAAAATGTTACGTGGGCACCAAATGGTATACAAATAGGAAACTTGGCGGAAGGTATAGTTTCCAAAAACACGATATCAGGATGTGGATGGCCAGGTGAAGAATGGACAGGAACGGCTTTAATGATTGTGGATACCGATAACGTTTCAGCTTATGAAAATAATATATTGAACAGTGAAACCGGTATTTATGTGGTTGATTACCCTTATACGGGAACTTGGGCAAACCCTGTTAAGAATATTACCGTATATAACAATATTTTGATAAACAACACGTTTTCAATCACTGTTGCGAATAATGTAAGTGGTTGCAACGTTTCATATAATAAAATATATAATTCTGATAGTGAAGCCATTTCAGTATCAATGTATTCAGCATACACAGGTTTAGAACCACGAGATTTGACCTTTAACAATAATGAAATATATAATAGTAAAGAATTAAACGTTTACATATCCAATAGATTAGAAAACATTAATATGTCCCATAATTATTGGGGAACCGGTGATTATTTAGATATTAAGGGTAAAATGTACGGAAGCGTAATTTTTACACCATACTACTCAGATTCAAATATGGATAAATTAATAAGAATCACTGATGAAATTAATTACCAATTTGTAAAATTATCTGAGAGATTAGATGACGAAGGAATTAATAATAACATATATTTAGTAAATGAAACTAATTACGAATCTTTCGCAGGATTAGAATTAGAAAAAGAAGATATTACAAAAATAAAATTCACAAATACCTTAAATTTGTCTAAAGAAGTTTTACAAGTTCAATTGATAAATTTAAAAGATAATTTAGATATTAAATCTTACGGAGTTTATTTATCTGGAGATTATTGCCAATTATATAATACGACAACATCTTACGAATTTAACAATATTGATGATTCAGAAGTTTTAAATAATTTATCTGAAAGCGAATTATTCGGTAAATTAGTATTACTTAGTGATGGAAACGTAATTAAAAATAATTCGGATTATGTATCGGATTATAAATTAATAAATAATACATTTGTAGTAAATTCCTCTGAATTTATGACTTGCTACTTAGATATTGAAAAACCAACGATTTCCTCATACAAAATTTCACCAAATGGTGTTGAAGTTGGCACATATAATATTACTACTTCTGCAAATATTAATGACGATGCAGGAATAAAACAAGTATATGTAATATTGCCTAATGGAACTAAGATTAATTTATCAACAACGGATAATATAACCTATAATACGACATTTGAACACAACGCAACATCATCAGGCACTTTTAAAGTACAAATGATTGCAGAAGATATTTCAAAAAATAATAATACAAAATTATTATATTTAACGGTAATTAATAGCACAGTTAAGGAAGCTTTAGGAAATTCAACAAGTAATATTACAATAGACGACGAAGTATGGAGTAATATTGAAGCTGGCGGAATTAAACAGTTAAATAATACAAATATCAGTTTAACAGAAATAACTGTTAAAAATGAATCAATTATATTGCCTAAATTAGAAAATGTTTCAGTTAACTTAACTGAAGAAGTTATCGAAACTATGGAAGAAGTTTCAAATTCATCAGATACGATAAATGTATCAAATGCAACGACAGAGGAAGAAATTGAAGCTGTAATTAATGAAGTAATTAATAAAACGAAGTTGATTTCAAGTAGTGGGTTTAATATTTCAAATATGACATTAACCACAACTAAAGAAGGTACTAATGTAAAATCTGAAATCAAATTCACTGCAAAAAACACTACTAAAAAAGGTTATACTATAATGAGATTGCCGTTAGGTGATTTAAAATTAACCGGAGTTTTGGTAAATAATGGTACGGGAATTGTATCATTGAAAGAAAATGATTATAATAGCACTTTAGGTTGGTACAGACTCATAAATAATAAGGTTGTCGAATTAACTTTAATACAAGACCCTGATGTGAGCTTATTATTTGAAAGTGCCTTGCCTTCGCAACCTGATACGCCAAGTACCCAAACATATGTAGGCGGTGGCGGTCATCACCATAGTAGTGAAATTTCAACAATAACATTATCTACGGGACAAACTGTTTCAAAAGTTGTCGGAGAAATGTTAAATAAAGCAAGAATAGTAATCGGAGCAAGTGCTGACGCAGGAGCTGCAAACTTGTTAACTTTAGATTATCAAACTGAACCGATTCAATCTTGCAACATAAGCGATATTACAATAACTAAAGATACATTAATTTTGGGCGGTCCAAAAGCTAATCCATTGGCAGAAAAGTATGACATGTACTTTGAAATGCACATTACTAATGAAATGCCTGGGGAAAATACTGGAATTATCCAAACTCAAAAAATTAATGGATACCAGGTAATTTATATTGCAGGTTCTGATAGAGTGGGTACGAAAACAGCAGTTCAATATTATTTAAGTATGACTGAAAACATCACCGAACCATTAAAAATTAAATTAATTAATGGGGAACCTACATTAATAAATTAA